From Microcaecilia unicolor chromosome 11, aMicUni1.1, whole genome shotgun sequence, the proteins below share one genomic window:
- the LOC115480734 gene encoding histone H1.3-like, with translation MAETAPAAAAASPPAPGAAKKKAKKPAIARKSSGPSVSELIVKAVSASKERSGMSLAALKKALAVSGYDVEKNNSRLKLAVKSLVSKGSLLQTKGSGASGSFKLNKKQPEGKKKSAPKSKKPTVEKPKKAASAGVKKSPKRAKKPSAAATKKVAKSPQKPKAVKPKKVAKSPAKKAKPLKAKVKKSPAKAAKAKKAAKGAPKKK, from the coding sequence ATGGCAGAAACCGCTCCAGCAGCAGCCGCTGCATCTCCTCCGGCTCCAGGCGCGGCCAAGAAAAAGGCCAAGAAGCCGGCGATAGCGCGCAAGTCATCGGGCCCCAGCGTCTCCGAGCTGATCGTGAAAGCCGTGTCAGCTTCAAAGGAGCGCAGTGGCATGTCTCTGGCTGCCCTGAAGAAGGCTCTGGCGGTGTCGGGCTACGACGTGGAGAAGAACAATAGTCGCTTGAAGCTGGCCGTCAAGAGCCTGGTGAGCAAGGGCAGCCTCCTGCAGACCAAGGGCAGCGGAGCTTCGGGCTCCTTCAAACTGAACAAGAAGCAGCCGGAGGGCAAGAAGAAGAGCGCTCCCAAAAGCAAGAAACCGACCGTGGAGAAGCCGAAAAAGGCGGCATCGGCGGGAGTGAAAAAGAGTCCGAAGAGAGCCAAGAAACCGTCAGCAGCCGCTACCAAGAAAGTAGCCAAGAGCCCCCAAAAGCCCAAAGCGGTTAAACCCAAGAAAGTGGCTAAGAGCCCGGCTAAAAAAGCTAAACCCTTGAAAGCGAAGGTGAAGAAAAGCCCAGCAAAGGCTGCCAAAGCCAAAAAGGCCGCAAAGGGGGCCCCTAAGAAAAAGTGA